The Gossypium hirsutum isolate 1008001.06 chromosome A13, Gossypium_hirsutum_v2.1, whole genome shotgun sequence nucleotide sequence attaataatttatacagtataaattcttatatatttaaataaattaatccaaattatattaattaaataatatttaaataaattaatctaaattatattaattaaaataacatgTCTTTTCCTTTAATATAGACATGTCTTTTGCTTTTATTAATCCAAATTTATGTTTTACaagtcatcttttcttaagtacatGTTAAAGCATAGTGTGGACATCCGTATTTAGCTtgaaagttatgatttattttgaataaaaagtttaacttaaatgataaaacgaacgataatatttgtgataaaacgtatgagaatatttaatatattaaaaatcgtgatagaaatatagaaatattaaatcacaaattacaaaaataggGTAGAAAAAATTCACGTGGCAAGCATACATGTAGAGaggtataatattattaaaaggttTCAAATTGAGCAGAAATGATCCCTTTTACAGTATTAATGCAAGTAAGAGCATACGCATTGGAACCAATAGCAAAGATCCCCAAGCAAAGTGAGGCAAATAAAGTGGAAGTTGGTTTACATGTGCAAACATGTGTGTGATATCTAGAAACAGTCAATTTTAATCTCAATGCCGAGAAAGGTATATACCTAATGGAATACATTGCAGATTTCAATATTGGAGAGACATCAAATAAAGATTTAGCCTATACTAAACATACATACCTCTTACAAATTGTAAATTGGATGGTAGCGTcgattccagcaaattaaattacacctgcaaacaatgaacagcaatgaaattaaaaaataatctaaggataaaaaagaattaaataagttaaaaacatgatccattaatgtattttcttctttcttcctctCATCAGGACATCACTAGTACACATTATTAATTATAGTTCTAAAATACTAAGTCCATGCCATAACATGGGGGTGATACCAAAATGCAACTAAAACAATTATCGAGTCCAATTAAATTTAATGCACTCAAGGTCAAATTTAGAATTGTTACCAGTGGTGATACATCGCTAATAACATTAAGAGCAATGCATAAACAAACATCCACAACAGGTGCACAAtaagcactaaagcattaaaggtgaaaaagttgtaaaaaaataaattttgaacgtatttgataagaaaaaaaaagttaaagaaaagaaaatgagaaagagatgtaaactaacttaaaattatgcaaatttttaaatattatattttttaatttttcaactttatcaaaaaaaagatagaaataaaaatttatatttttttatttattttatatttctatccttttcaattattcatttttctgatttttttccAAGTGAAATTTACTACATGTATGCTTTGATTTAGTAcgaatcatattaaaatatatagataaaattttaaatatatattataacatatagaAATTATTTGTACCAATTATAAAACACTACATACCAATTGAAATCGGTTTGTCCAACACGACAACAACTACCATTAACATTGAATCGCTCGTAAGCATTAAAAAAACTGGAAATAAGtagttaaatcaattaaaaaccaCCTAAAAGGGTTTTATATAATGTTTTgggttattatattattttttatttgtttggcccaattttatgtttatttgtaGCCCAAATACACTGATTTTTGCCAAATACAACGAACTTTCTTGAGCTTCTGTCAACTCAAGCTGTTGAGCAAAGATCTAACGACCCTGGCACAACAGGTGCACAAtaagcactaaagcattaaaCTCCTATGGCACTAGGAGAACATCAAGATTAGGCAAGCACAAAAACAGCAAACATCATACTTAGAAATAAAAACAGAAAGATTAAATTCCAAAGAATTGCAGCATATTTTAACCTACTAACAAATATAAGTTGCCTTCCTTGCACACAAATTTTCATCATACTTTTACATCATCCAAGACTTTGAATAACTTAGAAGGTCAGAATAAGTTCATATCACAGATTATACCATCAGAAGGTAAAAACTGGAAAGTGTGAACTCATTTATATCAGCAGCAAATACTAAACTCAGCTGGTTACAATTTGAGATTAAGGCTTTTTGAACATGCTTACCATAATTGCAAATGATACTGCTTCAAAATCAAACAGAAAATTGCATAGAAATTTTCATGCTTTATGCTAATGCAAGCTTCAAAGACcatataagtaaaaatatatcaatatatcacaTAGATTCATTTCAGAATAAAGTTGATGGGAATGTACAAGGCAGAAACCAAATTGCCAAGATTAGTAAAAATCTTTATTCAATTTCTCTGTATTCTACTATGTCCATCTCGATACAAcaacaaatcatatatatattaagtcaTTTAAGTAGCAAAACAAAAACGAGAACATATACGAAAGATGAACAAAAAAGCAAGTCTTTATGGTACACAAGAAGAAATAATCCAAAAAAGCGTACCCTTTATCTTTCCCTTCTTCCCCTTCTTCCCCTTTCTCTTTTATTCAGTATCCGAAAGTAAATATGATGATGAAGTAGCAGGTGAAGCTGCTGCAGAAGATTGTGAATTCCTCCACCAGTAATTTCTCTAACCCAGGTTTCAATTCCCTGTTACAAAAATCGAAAAGCATCGAACCAATAAAATGAGAACCGAGAAGAAGATGGGTGAAATAGCTAAGTGAGGGTTTCGGCTTACCGATTAGTTGCAGCAGAGGAGTGCGACAGTGACGCAACAGATGGTCGAGTCGACGGCGATGCAATAGATGGTCGGGTCCGGCGATGGAGAGTTGGGTTGGGTTTGGATTTGCTGAAAATTTAGGGTTAGGGGAAAAATTTTAAGGGAAAACActtacagcatgtttggttgggtgtattggattagccaatacacccctaatccgtgGGCCCCACTAATCCCCACTTAATCCCGtgtttggtttgatgtattgcCTATTACAGGCCTATTACAACACGGATGTATTCCTCATTTTCTCTGCTTCAACAATGATTAGCCAATCCGTTTCAAAAGTAAGGATTAGCTAATCgtttctgttttaccctccccagCCAAAATCTGCTGCTCCACcccaccctctccctcccaacatcaacagCAGTTTTCTTCGAACCAAATCTCCACCGTCTCGCGTTTGGGAAGCGAGAAAGTGCGAGAAAAATGAGCAGACCGGGGAAGAAAGTCGTCGATGTCGCGTTCAAAGCATCAAAGAACATTGATTGGGAAGGGATGGCTAAGATTTTGGTCTCCGATGAGGCTCGCAAAGAGTTCGCTACTCTTCGTCGCACTTTTGATGAAGTTAACTCTACTTTACAAACCAAATTCAGCCaagtctttttcttctctctaatcCCTAGCTCCTTTTTTATTCTCTCTATAAATCAATTGGGATGTTTTGGGTTGTCTCCTACATGATGGCGCAGCCAGCTTGTGAAACGGTCATGAATTGGTTATCTTCTGGTGGAGTTACAGAGTTGTTACCTGAAGCAAATGTACAACCCAATGACAGATTCATGGTGATGCGGGAAGTTAGTCCATTGCCTATTTCACTGTTATCTGGCTTTTCAATGAATCTTTATTTGAAGTTGGTCTTTCAAATGGAAGAATCTTTATTTGCTGGGCAGGTATTATCCTGAATAGAGTAATGTAATCTAATTTATAAATTGATCACTATTTTCTTGtaggcttaattaatttttatttggtcTTTGACAATTGGATCACTACTGATTTTCAAACTATTTCTAATGCTTGGTATTGATTCGTTTGACGCAGGTTGTTCCTAGTATTGCTATGGTTGAAACATACACCAGATTGTTGCTCATTGCACCTCATTCGTTATTTTGTTCGCACTTCAGTGTAACTTGCTTCCCTTCTAATGTTATTATTTCTTATCTTTTAGAAGATTTCTTAGTAAAGGATTAGTGTCATGCAGTTTTCGAGATTTGTGGTATAAATTTTGTCCATTGGAAAAGTTATTCCATCTCATTTTTAATGGAAGTCTTAAGAAGTAATTGCCACTTTCAATATACTTGTAACCTCATTCTTGCTAGTGGCTGAAAGTAAGTCAATCATCCTACTAATTTGGAAAAACAAATTTTGACTTATAATGACTTTATCTGTCaatataatatttgtttttcaGATTTCCTGACATCTGTTCAAGATCATGCTACTTTTCATCCAAACCAACTAACTGACTAAATGTAACAATTCACCctttattaaatcatttaatttagaaaattgcACTTTGGAAATTTCTTTCCAAACCCATTGTAACCATCCATTGGCAACTTATATAAGAGCCAATGATGATTTATGATCAATAGATGACTCCATGTAGTGGGAGAAGGCTTAGTTGTTGTCTGACTGCTGATTTTTTCAATTTAGACCAAAGCCAAAGTCTGATTTCCTTATTCTCTCTTTATGGatttacaaaaatatattgtCACTTGCTAATAGAATAATAGGATTTCTTTAAAATGCCTTCTTTGCAGCATTTGGCACAGAGGAATGCTTCTTTCTTGAGCAAGCCTGCGGTGACACTTCTGGTGCTTGAAATTGTCAACTATCGTCTGCTTCCACCGTACAGGTGATCTTCTGCATGGTTCATTCAGCCAAGATACTCCTCTCCCTTCTGCTGGTCATAGCATGTGATAGTATTTAGAATGGAATTTGCAGTTTCAGATTGAGCTTTCTGATTCCTGAGGATTTCTGTGCCCTTTGCTTTATATTGCTATTGCTTTATATTTCTCTGATCATTTTCCAGCTCCAGATCTCCTTGATCTTTCCTAGATCAGTTCCATGCCCCATACTTCACTGAAAGTTCAATGGAAATCAATTgccaatgaggacattgtttaaATTGGCTGCTATTTTGTTTGCAAATACAATTCTTATTTATGTGCAATTCACTTGTTGAATGCTATTAGCATTTAACAATTTCAGATTAATGCCGTAGatgtttcatttcaataatgCTATTATGTGATCAGATTCTTCTGGACACCAAAACTTAAGATACTCCTATTCTTATGTTCAAAGTAGAATGAAGAAAATATAGACATCTAGCTACTCAATTCTCACTTGTCTGCAATTTCTAGCAGTCGAAGTAATCATATTTATCATGCTTGTTATAAGGTTTGGATGGAGTTTTGAGGGATTCACCGTTACAAATGTTATATACTCTTCCATTGCAGGTGTAGAGATCCCCAAGTTTGTTGACACCGTCACTCCTCAATACAAACCAAAATTTGATGAATTGGTGAGAATCAACAGGATAATTGACTCTCTTTTACCCTGTCTCCAAGTTTTTTCCTCGAATGATGTGCTATTTATTTGTGGTTATAGCTTGTAGAATTGAAAGAGGCAGAGGATAAATCCTTGAAAGAGTCTGAGCGATTGGAGAAAGAAATTGCCGAGGTTCAAGAACTTAaggtaataaataaaacaatgccGGAATGTGTGTTGTTGTGTTCCAAATCACAATTGctgaattttttatctttttttatgaaCAGCAAAAGATCAGCACCATGACCGCAGACGAGTACTTTGAGAAACATCCAGAGCTTAAAAAGAAATTCGATGATGAGATCCGGAATGACTACTTGGGCTATTGACATCTTTGTGAATTTAATGGCCAACCTTTTGGTCTCGACTAGAATTTCTGAACCGTTTCTGTTGTTTTAACCCCTTTTTCTCTTGTGCGGTGATCTGGGTTGGAAAGATTAGGCTGTAATGATAAGAAAATAATTGTGTGAGAAAAATTTATCCAATCATTTGAGAAACAAGGTGGATCTTGTAAGACATGCATTCTATTTAGCAGGCATCCGCAGTCATACTTTTATGGCAAAATTTTTACTGTCTGCCCTCTTCATTCCATTctgttttatgtttattatttgaatattatctAGATACAATTGAATTTGGACACCTATTTATCTTGATCCATTCTATATGTATTTTTGAATAAGtggttatttatattattagtattttgaaattttaaattttataaattaatataaaaaaaggttTTTACATCAAGAATGAATTTATTGATTCAAGTGCATCTAGACAATCATTTATCCAAATTCATCGGGACGTgctttttagttctttttaatattaattattttaaattgtataaattcatataagaaaatttattatcaagaattttatgaaattatatattattattaaattatatgtaataataattattttaaattatacaaattcatgtaagataatttattagttataattattttaaattttattaaatcatatattttaattaaaatatatttaatattaattatttcaaattatcttttatggtatcatatattatgatttgagcaaattcatataagaatattaattattaagaattttattaaattatatattttaattataatatatttaataataattatgtttaaatatgattaaaatatttattattgataataataatcttattaaaatttaaataacaataacaataatcatttaccaaaacaaatttatgctaagggtattctagtcattttagttttttccactatgctattacacctctattccattcaaccaaacacaagattactattacgcctctattccattacattcaaccaaacagttgatttgctattacacctctaatccaatacacctctaatccaatacacttctaatccaatacacctctaatccaatacagcgaaccaaacgcacccttattgttttgttttggtttgtTTCCTGATAGTCTTTGCTTTGTATTGgacttttatttgttttgtttgggCCCGAGGAGAATATAGATccagttttattaaaaaaaaagttactcATATTAGTAATGAAATACACATAAAATGCGTGCAAAATACAGGTCTCATTAAATTTTAACCGTTAAATCAATTCTTCATGCCAAAACAAAACAATCTGACAAAAAAAGTGAAAGTTAAAAACTAACATAATAAGATAAATTAACATCATggctaaatttaatattatgcattaaatttcaaaaaaaatttccgGAGTCCGAATCAAAAGACAGATCAAGCGTACAATGAGAACTACTAGTCTCAAGACCGAAATAAAACCGGCCCATTTCAAACGCAAGAAGGACTCCTATACAATACACCATTTAAAACCCTAATGTATTTTCTTCCTTACCACACGTTGCACGTTGAGCTGCTTCTTGGTGCTCTTGAGCAGCAGCTAAAGTTGATCCAAAAATGAAGGTAAAATACCAAAAAATGATTAAGGAAAACCCTTATATGAGACGTAAATCCctcttttccattttttaaaaattttaattcattttttctgTTTTGCAGTTTAATATCGCGAATCCAACCACTGGTTGCCAGAATAAGCTTGAGATCGATGACGATCAGAAGCTGtaagtttcattttttttcctatttctttagtgttgtctgTTTGGTTGCTTAGAAAGTCGATAAGAGGAAAGGGAAAtctgaatatttttatttaaatgacACTCGTATTTAAAGATAATGACGTTCTTTTAATGCGACAGTCGGGCGTTTTTTGACAAGAGGATCTCTCAGGAGGTTGCTGGAGACACTTTGGGCGAGGTACATGGTTTAGCTATCCGCATTGTTGATCTATTTTTGAATTAATGATTGATTTGTTTGAATTAATAGAAATTCCCATTTGTTTTTATAGGAATTCAAGGGCTACGTTTTCAAGATCATGGGAGGTTGTGATAAGCAAGGATTTCCAATGAAGCAGGGTGTTCTAACTCCTGGCCGTGTTCGTCTCTTGCTTCATAGAGGTGAGCTTGCTGCCGAGCATTTTGAAATAGACATTTCCAATTAGGGTTGAGTATTCGATTCTGCCAAATCAAGTGAAAATTCTGAGTTAGTCGAGATGATAAATCTGATTTTGTCGACCAAGCTTGATTTAAAACTTTACCAAATTGAATCGAATGGATAAAAAAATTTGTCTTGTTGAACATATTTATTTGAGTTagctaattttataaaattttagtccattgaaaaaacaaaaaccatcaataaaatgattaaacaaGTTTTAAGTAGAAAATAGATTTGAGAATCCTATTAAAAAGTTTCACTGTAATCATAATATCATAAATGTTTTTAGCTACCAAAGGACATAACTTTCCTCTTCACTATCTACAAGTGATCTAAAAACAATGAGAGaaagtttaaagaaattttataaaaaagtcTTTTTGTTTAGGCTATATATCAAAAAGCTAGATTAGTTAGATGATTAATCCTACAATTCAAAACTAGCCTCTATGATCCTCTAGTCATTGTAAAAAATCAGCTTGGTTAGACAACAAATGACCTTCTGATGttgaattatagtttaattatttaaattattcaagaTATTCAAACAACTTGAGTTATGCATTTCAAATCTGAGTTAAACTATTTAACTCGTATTATTTATTAGAGTTTATTAGAAAATTCAAAAACTTGAATTACTTGAAGCATTTAATTTGACATTTGAAAACTTAATCGGTTTATTCAGATCAAGTTAGATTTTGTTCACCTCTATTTATGATACTGTAGCTATTTTGTTTGTACATTATAAAGTTGATAGATATTAAGAAACAGAAAATGTTTTTATTCCGCTTGTATTGTTTTATTATGCACAATTTAGTTGTTTGGTTGCTTGTTTTT carries:
- the LOC107893973 gene encoding mediator of RNA polymerase II transcription subunit 23-like, producing MMAQPACETVMNWLSSGGVTELLPEANVQPNDRFMVMREVSPLPISLLSGFSMNLYLKLVFQMEESLFAGQVVPSIAMVETYTRLLLIAPHSLFCSHFSVTCFPSNVIISYLLEDFLVKD
- the LOC107893974 gene encoding ATP synthase subunit d, mitochondrial; this translates as MLVIRFGWSFEGFTVTNVIYSSIAGVEIPKFVDTVTPQYKPKFDELLVELKEAEDKSLKESERLEKEIAEVQELKQKISTMTADEYFEKHPELKKKFDDEIRNDYLGY